The following is a genomic window from Amycolatopsis cihanbeyliensis.
TGGATGGTTGCGGCCGAGCAGGGCAACCGCGATGCCGGTGAAGCCGTACTGCTGCGCCGAGGTGACGTAGTAGACGTGGTCACGGCCCAGCAGTTCGGGCATCGCGACCAGCCCAGCGACCGCGCCGGAGATCAGCATCGCGGCCAGCACCATCTTCTTAGCGCTGACCCCGCCTGCCGCGGCCGCGGTCGGCGACTCGCCGCTTGCTCTCAGCTCGAAGCCGAACCGGGTGCGGTTGAGCAGGAACCAGTACCCGTAGCCGAGCGCCGCAGCGACGATCGCGAAGCCGAAGATCGTGCCCGCGCCGCCGAGCGGAATCCCCGGCACCCAGCCGCTCTCATCGATCTCCGCGGTGCTGACGTTGTTGCCGCGCTGCACGCCGAACTGGTCCGGGTTGATCAGGAACGCAATGATCCCACCGACGATCGAGTTCAGCATGATCGTGGAGATCACCTCGTGCACGCCGCGGGTGACCTTCAGCACCGCCGGGATGGCCGCGTAGGCCGCACCGGCGAACGCGGCCACCAGGATGATCACCAGGGTGTGCAGCACGGGCGG
Proteins encoded in this region:
- a CDS encoding ABC transporter permease gives rise to the protein MRSWRSALLPPLLAIVFAVLLSSIALLVSGADPLRAFGTMVSQLGRGNVAVDTVNLATVYYLAGLAVAVGFQMNLFNIGVEGQYRFAAIIAAIVGAAMDLPPVLHTLVIILVAAFAGAAYAAIPAVLKVTRGVHEVISTIMLNSIVGGIIAFLINPDQFGVQRGNNVSTAEIDESGWVPGIPLGGAGTIFGFAIVAAALGYGYWFLLNRTRFGFELRASGESPTAAAAGGVSAKKMVLAAMLISGAVAGLVAMPELLGRDHVYYVTSAQQYGFTGIAVALLGRNHPGGIALGALLWAFLDKSAVSLEFIDVPREIATIIQGTIVLSVVVAYEVVRRAELTAEQRRVGRAFGGNGRGGKPASVSEGGSV